Proteins encoded in a region of the Bacillus sp. T3 genome:
- a CDS encoding FAD-binding protein: protein MQILKNEHLKKYTSVKIGGYAKNLYFPESSDELVELLNNISNNKYYILSGGSNILMNDQKTYEHVISMKKMDTTIKHLGNGKFYVGASAKLQQLIDTINKEGYGGIEYLYSLPALVGGSIAMNAGRGQKSGLSISDYIEEVFIYDQGNKKVLSKEECDFKYRYSNFKGNKSIILGATFTFKKVDINNSTELKKQRMKLVKEEQDKSGYNFGSVFRERNTIIMHLFKLFHPGYKNGMAFSNMTANWLLNKGEGTYDQAITLIKLVERLHKIIGKKAIPEVIIWK from the coding sequence ATGCAAATATTAAAGAATGAACATTTAAAAAAGTATACTTCGGTGAAAATTGGAGGATATGCTAAAAACCTTTATTTCCCTGAAAGTTCAGATGAGTTAGTTGAATTATTAAATAATATCTCAAATAATAAATATTATATCCTTAGTGGTGGATCCAATATTCTTATGAATGATCAAAAAACATATGAACATGTAATAAGTATGAAAAAAATGGATACCACAATTAAACATTTAGGGAATGGGAAATTTTACGTTGGTGCATCAGCTAAATTACAACAATTAATAGACACAATTAATAAAGAAGGATATGGAGGAATCGAATATCTATATTCTTTACCAGCATTAGTAGGAGGATCAATTGCTATGAATGCTGGGAGAGGACAAAAATCTGGCCTTAGCATTAGTGATTATATAGAAGAGGTTTTTATTTATGATCAAGGAAATAAAAAGGTTCTGAGTAAGGAAGAATGTGACTTTAAATATAGATATTCAAATTTTAAAGGTAATAAATCAATAATATTAGGTGCAACCTTTACATTTAAAAAAGTTGATATTAATAACTCTACTGAATTAAAAAAACAAAGGATGAAATTGGTTAAAGAAGAACAAGATAAAAGTGGTTATAATTTTGGTTCTGTATTTAGAGAACGAAATACTATTATAATGCACTTATTTAAACTATTTCATCCTGGTTATAAAAATGGAATGGCATTTTCAAACATGACAGCAAATTGGTTATTAAATAAAGGGGAAGGAACTTATGATCAAGCAATAACTTTAATTAAGTTAGTTGAACGATTACACAAAATTATAGGAAAAAAGGCTATACCTGAAGTGATAATATGGAAGTGA
- a CDS encoding O-antigen polymerase: MFSVFDKRYSKLEFSCILGIIIYRILLDFVYFKGVTPIFGYSGFYTNFNLGKYITSWLILFIIIPFVISLYKATFISSIILITLTLLSYIPFTTMVAFHSYTIGFIISNIIYWLSIFICYVLFPNLKFKSVKSDKLTYLIINIILFLFLITVLYISFRYTGFRLTLDLFNVYDLRSEASSFNLPIIIGYIYSASKAINPVLLVYFLSKKNYTTTVIIFFVQLLSFSINGSKTVLFTTFLAVLLYWFYNNKLKYKLPWFLSIICLLGILELYIYKTYFIVAFFIRRVMFVPNLLHYYYYDFFSRNTPDYFRQSFLRHFGFETPYTPIDNLIGAVYFNKPDMGANNGLFSDAFANFGFIGLVLMPLIIVVTLKIFDGCTEGLNLKILIVSGITISIIFISSFYFTVLLTHGFIALCIMLYLLPRKTDLKIGLKTYS, translated from the coding sequence ATGTTTTCAGTTTTTGATAAAAGATATAGTAAATTAGAATTTTCTTGTATTTTAGGAATCATAATATATAGAATACTACTTGATTTTGTCTATTTCAAAGGTGTTACTCCAATTTTCGGATATTCAGGATTTTATACCAACTTTAACTTGGGCAAATACATTACATCTTGGTTAATTCTTTTTATAATTATTCCGTTTGTTATTAGTTTATATAAAGCTACCTTCATTTCGAGTATTATTTTAATTACACTAACGTTACTTTCTTATATTCCATTCACCACCATGGTGGCCTTTCATTCCTATACTATTGGTTTCATAATTAGTAATATTATATATTGGTTGTCTATTTTTATATGTTATGTTTTATTTCCTAATCTAAAGTTTAAAAGTGTCAAAAGTGATAAATTAACATACTTAATTATAAACATTATTTTATTTTTATTTCTTATAACTGTATTGTATATTTCGTTCCGTTATACAGGATTTAGGTTAACATTAGACCTTTTTAACGTGTATGATCTGAGAAGTGAAGCGTCATCGTTTAACTTACCAATTATTATTGGCTATATTTATTCAGCTTCAAAAGCAATCAATCCTGTTTTACTTGTTTACTTTCTGTCAAAAAAAAATTATACCACAACTGTAATTATATTTTTTGTTCAACTATTAAGTTTCTCTATCAATGGATCTAAAACTGTTCTTTTTACTACTTTTTTAGCAGTATTATTATATTGGTTTTATAATAATAAATTAAAATATAAATTACCTTGGTTTTTGTCTATAATTTGTTTATTAGGGATTCTAGAATTATATATATATAAAACCTATTTTATAGTAGCGTTTTTTATAAGACGGGTAATGTTTGTACCCAATTTACTTCACTATTATTATTATGATTTTTTCAGTAGAAACACTCCTGATTATTTTAGACAGAGTTTTTTAAGACACTTTGGATTTGAAACCCCTTATACCCCAATTGATAATCTTATTGGTGCCGTTTATTTTAACAAGCCAGATATGGGAGCTAATAACGGGCTATTTAGTGATGCATTTGCTAATTTCGGCTTTATAGGATTAGTATTAATGCCCTTGATAATTGTGGTTACCCTAAAAATATTTGATGGATGCACAGAAGGGTTGAACCTGAAAATTTTAATTGTTTCTGGTATTACAATTTCTATAATATTTATAAGTTCGTTTTATTTCACTGTTCTTTTGACTCATGGTTTTATTGCACTTTGTATAATGTTGTATCTTTTACCTCGTAAAACAGATTTAAAGATAGGTTTAAAAACATATTCTTAG
- a CDS encoding AAC(3) family N-acetyltransferase gives MLQKKVNILLRRLLKVKDNESIEAAIRRKRVKINKTFFKKKITVNDIYSTLINLGINEGDNLMVHASWRDMYNFDGKPEDIIDCLTKILGEEGTLLMPAYGPKRTYFDVENTPSSAGVLSEVFRLQPNTYRSACTHFSVCARGKYAYELTYKHVNSEYGFDTNSPYYLFTNLKHSKVLFIGLGKEPTQISLFHCAGYILKEKLPVLNKLLSHKYKSILVKDGNIFGREMIIRKPGHKNNKRVFKKIFRSIVTKSHVRHSNIDFVVMDAKEGLEKAIDFARKGQYCYSNIGKLSKHFE, from the coding sequence ATGCTACAGAAAAAAGTGAACATACTTTTAAGAAGGTTATTGAAGGTTAAAGATAATGAATCAATCGAAGCTGCAATAAGAAGGAAGAGGGTAAAAATCAATAAAACGTTTTTTAAAAAGAAAATTACAGTAAACGATATATACTCGACTTTAATTAATCTAGGGATAAATGAAGGCGATAATCTAATGGTTCATGCCTCTTGGAGAGATATGTATAACTTTGATGGAAAACCAGAAGATATTATTGATTGTTTAACCAAGATACTAGGTGAAGAAGGTACACTATTAATGCCGGCTTATGGTCCTAAAAGAACATACTTTGATGTGGAAAATACTCCATCAAGTGCTGGGGTATTATCAGAGGTTTTTCGTTTGCAGCCCAATACTTATAGGAGCGCTTGTACACATTTTTCAGTTTGTGCGAGAGGGAAATATGCTTATGAATTAACTTATAAACATGTAAATAGTGAATATGGTTTTGATACTAATTCCCCTTATTATTTATTTACAAACTTAAAGCATAGTAAGGTATTATTTATTGGTCTTGGTAAAGAACCCACACAGATATCATTGTTTCATTGTGCGGGTTATATTTTAAAAGAGAAATTACCAGTTTTAAATAAACTCTTATCCCATAAATATAAATCTATATTGGTAAAGGATGGGAATATTTTCGGGCGAGAAATGATAATACGTAAGCCTGGTCACAAAAATAATAAAAGGGTTTTTAAAAAGATATTTAGAAGTATAGTGACTAAAAGTCATGTCCGCCATTCTAATATAGATTTTGTTGTGATGGATGCCAAAGAAGGATTGGAAAAAGCGATTGATTTTGCAAGAAAAGGCCAATACTGTTACAGCAATATTGGTAAGCTTAGTAAACATTTTGAATAA
- a CDS encoding tyrosine-type recombinase/integrase: MKLDPNISYHTLRHCFTTHALEDKVKLPLIQHMLGHKDL; this comes from the coding sequence ATGAAATTGGATCCTAATATTTCATACCATACATTGAGACACTGCTTTACCACACATGCCCTTGAAGATAAAGTAAAGTTGCCATTAATCCAACATATGCTTGGTCATAAGGATCTTTAA
- the tnpB gene encoding IS66 family insertion sequence element accessory protein TnpB, with product MKHDYTSVKNIYIICGKTDMRKGIDGLATLIQDSFELDL from the coding sequence ATGAAGCACGATTACACAAGTGTGAAAAATATCTATATTATTTGCGGAAAAACTGATATGCGAAAAGGCATTGATGGACTAGCCACATTAATACAAGATTCTTTTGAACTTGATCTGTAA